In the genome of Aedes aegypti strain LVP_AGWG chromosome 2, AaegL5.0 Primary Assembly, whole genome shotgun sequence, the window TCGTTATTAATCATTGGAGATctgattttgaagatattccggtgttccttgggggaccaatattgtccatacaaaatgtcttaggCAGCCATTTTGTTGTACatcaatttatgaaaaaaaaaattaatttatggctatacaatgccaggtaataaggagctactcaaAAATTCATTACATTACATGAACTTTCTCGCAACTAAGCAACGAGTTCATatatacatgatctagttcacagtgtatttttgcttgttaaCGAGTTCAcgactgctgttcacggatacgagaacggattttttttctgtgtaacaTTGGCATGAAATATCTTAAACGATTATGAttttttgctggcttaacgaaattccttgattagcacctcaatcgaaagacaaggcatcaaaagttcatgtcgtttacttactgaatccaccatacctgtccaaatagttaaataactgttttaaaagagaacgttgatatTAAGCAAATCTTTAAATAGGGGGGCTATagaaaagttgacgtcatttgcatttcactctccgcttggatcgcatctcaccAGGCAACaggtcggcttgctctgacagggcgtgcttctcaggcacagacatcgatagcgaaggaccccccccccccccaagggccaacaaatgtgtactgaagagttatttgtataatatttcctaatgtgtttaccacatacttgctataatctcttaactcatctcgtagcatcacacaatatctgatttattacgTAAAatcgacaatacggcaatttgaagatatttccgaggccgctgctgctgtgccgttaggatgcaataacagcatactgcacatcttgtacatcccttgccaagacatcaatttcatatagcctatacTTCCCAGTTCAGaaagcgaagaatacgaaaaggaggagcatcatctgctatacTAATGGTATAAAGCatacctccttcgttgaattcggtttcattctattttcgctttcgagctgggaAGAGCTCCGccgaacctgctcagctcctcgctacctgtGCCACAGAGCTCATGATCAtcaagctgctgcaaatccagcgACCGGATTGTGAAATCACTCCAGATTAGAAGATTGACTTgcgcttccagaattggcccTGCAGGAATCGGTGCGCCAACGcaagatttgtacgagatgactgaagaaaatcagccgaagccgcttgttgaagcgcccatcgtcatcaCCACCGTAAACCTCATCGGACGAGGAGGATTCCAGCATGtgtgccgtcaaaatgtgtgtccgtgttactcgaatCTCATTGTTTATTCGGCCcctttcagggccaacaaatgtgtactaaagagtcaattgtgttatattttaatctcttaattcatctcgtagcatcatacaatatctgatttgttatgaaaaaataacaattgacaataggggtcttccttagccgagtggtttgagtccgcgctgaaggtgtctgagttccatttccggtcggtccaggatcttttcttaattGGAATTTCCTACACTTCTTTGGGCTTAAAgtctcatcgtacctgccacacgatgtacgaatgcgaaatggcaactttggcaaagaaagctctcagttaataactgtggaagtgcttattgaacactaagctgagaagcaggctctgtcccagtgaggacgctatgccaagaagaagaagaagaagaagaagaattgacaatacggcaaattgaaatttacggtaGCGATGACGATATCGATGACTGGAACACTTCCCCGAGCGGAGAGCTCCTCACTGTTCTTAAATTCACAAGCCATTACATTCTgaattataactaaaggaaggttgcaattTTGACAATTGACTTACTTTCAAATGCTGCAAATCACATGGCATAGTtcacgtcatgcggtcgtgtcttgtacacaaccccactgatttttaaagtattttactttgaaaaccgaaactctgaaaaagcttccaaaccaaatgacagatctcccttaaaaccataacgtaattgcgtactcacaatcacagcacctaCTATCTATCATCAAACATTCTATCATCATCACCACCCACTTTCGTTGTTCTGGACCGCAAGACATCGTACGGTATTTGGACAAAATCACCCGATGGAAAGATGCTTTAATTTGTTACATGTTGATGTTTTTGACTTTGATGTAAGTAGATATATGTTTTAATCTAGAATAAGACTATTACATTAGATTAAAACCAATACATTATGAACAGCAATGCTGAAGACGAATTGAAATAAATAGTAAAATAAGaaaaagctaccgcactgttgtTAGAGTCTGACCAGGATTGATCGAAGCAATTGTGGGCTtcatggccgtgcggttagtgttaccaagcattcagccgcatcgagtcaaggagtgtgggttcgattcccgcttcagttcgaacaacttttcgtcaggaatgtatttcgactgtgccactgggcgttgcatgctagtccgttgtctggtGCGGTggttccttcaaaggacaaatcgtccactggaagcattaacatgtcttagtctttaaaaaaaagtagtgtccatagtagtcctacgtcaaccccgctGTATTGtgacagacattacccaccccaattttttcacaatatactctcattaatgCATTGTTCcaaggagtgaatatccgaatacaataaaaaaatctgtagccttaGATATTCatgtgggttatggctacgtgtcagatccccaaggaattttggaatatctccggttcCAGACCACtaatcaatgaaaaaatcaatgaaaaaaataccaagaaacaatttctcgatttgaatacttttttctgcgttaaaaaatgaagctgccggtagaggggttaaggaaGCCAAGAACTCGTCTGCACTTCATAAGAAAGAAAACTGAGAGTTTGGATAGTTTCCAAGTCATTTGACCGATGTCCATTTGCCCGAATGTCTTTAGCTGAACGCGATTTGGTCACAATACGGTTATCTCCGTTGATAATTTCTAAATTGTTTCGGCGATGAaaaaccaaagtggtcattcatctataattgaaccagaagagtcacaggtattcaaaatcttgaagattgagaCATTGCATGTCTAGTTTCGGTGGTGAAACTTAGTGTTCGCATAAAACGGGTTTCCCGGTAGCCATTCTGGTGCTCTAAATGAATCAGAATAACCATTCATTATTTTGTCACatctaaacataaaaaaatcttaacgTTTTGTACGCCATTTATATGCTTTTGGGGAATGAAATGGGTGCAGAATGTTAAGCCGAATGGCATTACGCCGAATGCCGTTAAGCCGAAAGGTCCTTAGGCCAAAATAATATTTGATCAtttataactttttcaaatggcCGACACATTCATCagggttttttttccttcttttaattaaaggctgttctttcttgTTACATATCACAGCGAATATTGTTGGCTTCTAATTAATGCAAATAATCCTGATTTAACAACTGACATTCCATTCGACCTGATTCATTCCGGGGTTTCTAGGTAATGCAAAGTGTCCTGATCTATGCTTGTTAATTACCCATTCGACCTTACggttcattagaactatcgACCATTTTTagcctaatgaccctttcggcctaacggcgtTCGGCATAATGGCTTTcagcctaacgacattcggcctaccAACATTCGGCCTAATGGGATAGAATCGTTTTGACAAAAGACATAAAAGATAATAATCATAATGTTTTGTACGCCATTTATTTGGTTTTGAGGCATAAAACCGAgtaatttaattgaattgtccagattggccaccttccgGGACTACAGGAACCGGTTTTGCTTGAACCATACTGGTTCGAAATTTTCAGGCGATGCGCACCGGTTCCTTatttcattgaatttttatGCTAAAATATCCATCATCCGAAAAGTATCGAtgtgaatttcattaaaaataactAAGATGGATATTCAGTTTTCCGATGTTCCAGGATTCCATAACCGGGCATGAATGCAGACATGATTTGATCATGATCGCGACAGCTATCTTGAAAACCTGTTAAAGATCGTTGCAGCTTCTTTGAATCGTTAAGGTGCAAGTAACTGTGACAACCGACAAGCATGTATAAAGATCGATGGTGTGAGAATTATTCGCCAGATAGCCACCTATCAGAGATGAATATTAATGAAGAATTTTCCACGCCTCGAATAATATTCActccagcctcgggctgcaaatctcataaataaagataactatAAATATAATGTTCGCTTTAAAGAAATAAATCGAAAAAGAGAATATGTTTTGAAGAATACTCTTGATGAATGCGTTAAGGGCTACAATGCCAAAAATTTTGCGAgaagtaaattttaaaatcacagcctatgatcaaaagaaagGAACAATTCTTATGGAATTGTATGCAAGTGTAATACAAATAATCGTTCTATCAGTATACCTACAAATAGCAGTAAACGACTCAAAGAAGATTCTCTCACCAACTAAAATAAGAGCGGATTTTTGGCAATAGTGATAACTTGAGTGAAAtttgaaagaatagcctatgtttaaaagaagaaaacatttctgatataaaataattaaaaatcaattttgacaCATAGTTGATAACATAAATTaaatagggtttcgttctacttcgttgtaagcgctattattcgtcgtatcaaacttaaaataatCCACTGCGGCGGATATTCCAATTTAggtacctgcaacatagattcatttgcCAAGTGTATTTTTATGGACGTTctcatggtttgtacacttgtgcaccagaaatgcaataaaactactgtatttcgttaaataacttcagttcaattatccactttgcactttgtcaccgaaatcgcatggacgaacacgatttgagagaaatgcttagcgatcgacaccagtcacaccaatttatgatacaagtttcttcccgcccccctgtgtgacttacttcgccaggcacttattttcactatggaaaaccttcgtacttcttcactgaaggctttcattccaatcacacaccgtaaagttctataattcacgaaattttatgaaattttctcaccgaccgcgtaaaattgagaatgtaaacaaagtacaatccgtcgtactgataaaaaaaaagtttgtgcgcaccaatgtgtgcgcgatgcacgacgtaaaaatacggtttctttggttgtgttgttttcgcttcaCTGTAAGCAAATGCCAGATGCCGTAGATTGTACGTTCAAAAAGAATTGTaattgggctgaattttgatgacgaacaatggattttaaaggaaattagtatattccatcatgctgaaggaatggagggagatgcccgtagatctatatattctagtaaaacattttattatagcgttgatatgttgtgttttgaccactcaatatatcacaTGTGATATATATCATgatgtgagacgaatctggaaactgcgacagaaatgaaaacgatacgacggattgagaatacggcaagatgtattcctttgcattatttccaaaacgagatcaagatttatcaaaatcttattgtacaatgctgaagtcgttttgagaaagaattatttggcatcggtttgtatcagcatcattcactgcaacactgggaaaattgaaaattctcactgatcaaagcttaatacgatgaaaactagcacatcaccctagccCTCAACCGGGAGTCTTGACACGATGTGCGGAATTAACAGCTTCGTCCTACATGAACCAGCACAGGAGTAAAAATTTCgttaataaaaatagaaaataaacGTTCGACAACATcatgaaaataaacaaactaAATAGTTTATTAACCTTTAGAACGCATATTTAAATCCAACTTCTCAGCGGCACCGATACAATTGGGATATTAGAAAGGATTTTATTTTGCAGAACAATATTGATGAGCTTAGATGATCGGTACTTTTCCGTCATCGCACTAAGCAAAACTAGACATAGGTtaatttacggcttcggcactacacgggaaaaaatccgTTCaccgaatcatgaacaaaaagtcataaaatcataaaattttatgattcatgatatcatgaccaagagtcatgatatcatgaggcGAACGACGATTATCATGAATAATAAACAATGGTTTCATGAACATAAGTCATAATCGTCCAAAGCGTTATGCAAAGCTATTTTCGCGGTCAAAAGTAAGTCATGAAACCATGACTTCTTTTTATGAATTCATGATAATTATATAAACATAATCATGAATCAAAATAACCAGATTTGGGCGCACTTCACGTTACGTATCTGTCAGCCGTTTTTCTCATTCAAGTCAGAGCGACTTTCGCGATCGGCGGTGTTTCCGTGTGAAAaaagtattcggtgaaaaaagtgcattttaaaaaattgattggCTATCTAAAGCAAGGAGGTAAGTGATTGTTTAAGTTCAATttcaagaaattaaaatttgccagagattttttcgcgcgacaaattttaaaactttttatttattttccgaTTTTAATCcggaattgaaaaatattgtgaaaaaGTAAGGTTAGAATTCATATAATTGCAGAATAATGGAGGAAACAATACAATATATAACTGTGGACGGGGTGCTGCCAGTACTTGCAGTCCAGATATCCGACGAACAGCGAACCCTCTTTTGGACCCTGAGGCTCTGGACCTGGAGTTGGAGGCTATGCTGTCCAGAGCCGGTCTGGACAACTATgcgtccacagttattaatgtCCACGGCCTTACCACGGCGAAGGAATTTAGTGAGCTACACGCGTCCGACATTGAGTTGTTCTGCCGTGTTGCTCGCGACAGAGTTTTGTTCCGCAAGCTTCTATCAAATCTGGTAAGAAATGACCATCAACTACGTCACGCCATTGAggacattgaaaaaaatacgtCCATTATTTGGGGGAAGGGAAAAGAGTAACAGGGGAGTGTCTTTGGGCCGATATCTTCACCCCCGCTTGGACACTTTGGACAATTCGCCACTTTTCATATCcaaaattggaatcataaatgacaggtatcaagatccatgaatagtgcttatgatTTCATGAACTGTTTTCATGATTCTAGTTCAAATGCATCATGAAATCATGACGCAATACGCCACTTTTTATCACTGcgaattgaaaacgtaacgttaAGGCAGCGTTACGGTGACAcgattcatgatttcatgactttagttcatggtgtattttcataacataaaaatgcacgttcctcccgaaatcatgactctttttgtttgtttcacgtgccgcatttttacccgtgtattcgactattatcggcaatcaaatttcaaacgccaaatacacagtatttttccatcaaaacacacaaatgaaaatatacagatgatttttttgttttaaaagcttcccactgacgagatttccggaACTGGTAAATCTATATCaacagagatgtcatcaatacCATGCCTCAATATGtcactgatttggagctgccgcaGAGATTAGagatcgatagaggattgagcatcGAATAAACGGACAAccacgtaatttgtctgctgacgtctgacaaaattacaaaaaagcgtggcatcggcttagactgccgagaatatgTAAATTCCCCTAATTGATAATGATTCCGTCTCTCCACCTCACAGGAGCGAGCAACAGAATCGAATGAAAGCACAATAACACTTTGTGATATTCCATAGATACAAAACacattaaaaaacttcaattgtACAAGCGAGGAACATTCTATTGTTTTGGCATGTGATCTTCTTATACAACTAGCAACAGTCATGAAATTGAATTAGTGAATCAATTGCGCCGCCCATTTCATTCTAGTGGTGTTGATCGATATTAGCCCAGCTTTCTCCATGTGGATGGTGGGCGTGTCCAACTCGTTGCACGTGAGCCTGGAATCCATTGTGGTCATCTGAGTTGTACGACACAATACGATGGGTTCCATCGGCTTCATCCAGAGTGTAGGTTCCCACTACCACATCTCCATCGCGGTGTTCCCACTGGCTCTTGTGATCTCCGGTATGCGGGTCCTTAACACCATACTCAAATTTGTACTTAGGATGCGAATGGTAATCCTCGTGATGGTGATGTTCCTCTACAATGTGATACTCAGCTGATACAACAATAGCCAGACAGGCAACCAAAGCGATAATCTGCGTATAGAAGATAACATAGTAGATTAGAATTAGTCTTCAAAAATCACTTGCACGACAATCCCACTAACACACACCTTGAACATTTTGGATCTCCTGTGCGATAGGATCAATGTGACACTAGAACGAACGCTGCGGGTAAACTGTTGCTGTTGACCAACGGTCGAAGAATATTTATACGAACGAAACTTTGGCTATCCAAAGCGCCCGCATTACAAGAAGGTGGAAATGACTACGTGCGGCATCATCGCGACGACGACGGACGCCAGCCAATCGAAAATTTTCATCTCATTTATGATCTTTTCGGACATTTGCCTACGCGTCCATTGCTGTGGCTATATGACGCGTAACTTTGTTAAGCCTCTCTTTCAAGAGCTCCATTGGCCTTGAGAGACATTGAAACTAAACTTCGCTTGAATTAGCGGTTTACCGTTTCCACCACCATACCTATGCCACTGGCAGAAGCAGCATCAAAAGTGATCCATCTTTGCCGCGGGTATCTCTAGGTATTTGAAAAGAGGGGCTTGTGAGCCTTATCATGAGAACCGCTACTATATGTCATATGAACTTTTAAGTGGGCATGATATTTGGATTCACAAATTGCTTCACGTAGCAAAATACTATTTCACATGAAACACaatcaca includes:
- the LOC5565791 gene encoding cuticle protein 19, which produces MFKIIALVACLAIVVSAEYHIVEEHHHHEDYHSHPKYKFEYGVKDPHTGDHKSQWEHRDGDVVVGTYTLDEADGTHRIVSYNSDDHNGFQAHVQRVGHAHHPHGESWANIDQHH